ATGTGGTCTACTGGTTTAAGAATGCCCGGGCAGCTCAAAAACGCGCTGAAATGCGCGGTGGCTTTGGCGCCATGCAGGCTGCCATGAATGGCTATTTGGGCCAGCACAGTCAATTGGGACAAACGTCGGGTGGCAGCAGCACGGGTAGCATGAGCAGTCAACAGCAAATGATAGGTTCCAGCATGGGCAATTTGTCCTTGTCCAATGATTTCCTCAAGAGTCCTTTGAGTTTGAAATCGGAAGATATTGATACCATGTCCCAGCATTCGGATGACTTGGATGATGATCAAAGTCGCCCCAATTCGCCACAATTGCCGCTCTCCTTAACCATTCATGAGCGTCATCAGGAGTCATCACCCGATGTGGGAGACCTTAATAAAagcattttacacaatgacactAGCAATCGAAATTCCACTTTGAATGAGAGCGAATCTAAGCCGGATAATCTCAATGACGATCGCTCCCAAAATGATCGTTCCCAGTCGCGTTGCTATGAGGATAGAGACAAATACGATGGTTCATCAAGCAATAACAAAGAGAAAACCAACAATGAGGAGGGTCATGCCAGTGGTACTTCGGGTGCAGCAGCCGCCGAAGATGCGACCCACATTGACGATGATGAAGATCAGCAGCGCAACGATAGCGAAACCAATAACAATTCTTCCAATTCTatgaataacaacaacagcagcattaACAACAATCCATCTTTGGATAATTCCCACAATGCCTCACGTCCCTCATCGCCCAAGGCCTCCTCTTCCaaggatgatgatgaagatCTCGATAtggatgacgatgacgatgacaacGATGCCAGCCATTTGGATGGCTTTCGTTCACCCTCGCCGGACATGAGTAATCCCATGGTTGCTGCTGCCCAACGCAAAGATTTACCCTTTACCATGGTGCCAAATAATATGTTCTCCCAATCGTTTATGTACATGAGCCACTATATGCCCGGTTTTGGACAAGCGGCCGCGGCTGCAGCTCATCCCCATGCTGCGGCGGCTCATCATGCAGCAGCTGCTGCAGCGGCGGCTGGTATGCCACCCAACGCTTTAATGGCTGGTGGCGGTTTGAACCTCTCGAACATCTCTAGTGAGGAGCGGCGCAAAAGGAATCGTACATTTATTGACCCAGTGACCGAGGTGCCAAAATTGGAGCAATGGTTTGCCATGAATACACATCCATCGCATAGTTTGATACTGAAGTACACGGAGGATTTGAATACCATGCCCTATAGGTGAGTTgagaaaagaacaaaaaaaaaacatcgcaagggaaattttgtagaatttgTAGAGTATTTTATAAAATGAGCATTGTATGAGTCTGTGCTCATATAAACACAGTATCTGTTAGTGGTTCTAAATCAGATAAATGGGAATCTTTGAGGTTATGGGTAAAGTGTCCACTTTTTGTAGGGTAGCAGTCAGATTCTACACTCCCTTACATTAAGACCAGAGGGCATAGCTTTAGAGGAGCAGACTGACAACTTCATGTTTTGCACAAACTCCCCCACCAGAATTATAAGCAATTGCAGCAGCTCACTAGACATCTCAACTCTATCACCTGGTCTAGTaaatgacgcacagtgggagaaaattgaaaaaaaatgcaaaaactgTGCAGTGTGacaacgggtagagatatctctttgaaaataGTTATAGCCGAGGTGtgagcgagatcgtgtgcaattTTTAGGTTGTCGGGGAGTCACTGGGCAAAAAGTTGTTCACCTCGGCActacgaaaaattgttcgggctgtcaaataTGCATTtgtatttcgatttttaaaactcctttttttcaaaaatccctacaacaCCTCTACCTCAGCACCTAACACCTCTGCTCAAACCATTTCAAATGTCGAAGAGGTATCTCTGTCCGTTTTCACGCGGCATATtctttactaatttttttcaattttctcccactgtgtgacgtctgctggcaagccgtcattttaATGCGATCGGGCCATATCCCAATAATTCTCGCCATTGATCGACTATCCGATTGTATAACCTCCGAAGCCGATTGGGaaggcttcagagagtatatcaATCACACCTTCAGTCAGCTGCCATCTTTCTCAGATGTGTGTTGCTGAGAAGAAATTTCGAGACATCATTGAAACAGTTGACGTACGCTTTATTCTAGCCGGTAGAGTAACCCAAATGCGAACAAATTTGCCGGAGAGGCAGTAGTAACCGCAGACGATCGTGATGAGATACGCTGCTCCGGTCCTGCTGACCCCAGAATCGGGGAACTGAATCTGGAAATCAGTAGGGTGATCAACAAAAATAAGAGGAATTTATGGTTAGAGCACTTGAGGCAATATAACTTAGGCCCCGGCATTGCCAAGCAGTGGTATACTGTAAGGTCAATTTCGAATCCCTGCTGAAGCGATGACGGGACCTTTTGGAGACGAACCAGTGACTGATCGGAAACGATGCGCTCGGTTATGCAACCATTCGAATATTTATTAGGCATTCCAAGAGTGACtaggcaaggaggagagctatACGCTTAACTCGTAATATCCAAGCCAATGGAAAAACATCACAGGATACAGGacgaatctctacactgattcTGAACAATTTGGATATACCGGGAGTCGTATACATTGCCCCTGGAAAAGGGGCAGAGTTATCCCGCAACTGAAGCCTGCAAAAAACCCGAGTAAGGAAGTCATgtcggaacaccacatgcaaaatttcagtcaaatcggacaaaatgtgcggctttcagggactcaaggaatcaaatcaggaaatcggtttatatgggagctatatctaaatctgaaccgatatcaccCATTTGCAATACACCAATATtaggatagctttacgcgttcgacctcaatcgtgatttcgacagacggacagaaatatttcgagatgttacaaaaagaatgactaaattagcatacccccatcacTAAGTGGACGTGCATTGTACTAAGTGGACGTGATATCAAACCGCTCCGTGTGTGTACAAGTTTATGCATAAAAAGGACTTACCAAAGCCTCAGGAACTATTTCCAAAATATTCGCCCGTTCGTGGTGGTGTGCATTCGGCATTCTGTGAACGTCCGGATTGTGCCCGGCGAGCTTAAAAGGCgatattttttgccaaaaactttaaaaataaagtgttataatagacaaatttacacaaatttatcttaaaaacaactcaaaataaactatatctgtCCTTTGTGatcagaaaacaaaacaaacagcagCTGATCTCGTCACACGTTGTGATGTGGAACGGTGTTGCCAGATTTATTGGGTACAGTAATTGTGGTGGTGTTCATTACTACTTGTTATTTACATCATCTTGTCACCCTGTTATTAACGGtctttatatttgaaaatttaaatggacTTAAATAACCCGCCTCCAGGCGGGGGGACTCCTTTTAGAGGAAACCGAAtccaaataattcaaaatgaGAATATCATGCTAAAGCAGCAAATACATGAAATGCAGCACACTATTGATTGCATACTTGCTGAATTGCAAAATATAAAGCAAGAGAATATAGTTCTAAAAGAacaacttttaaataaaaaagataGTCAATTCATGGACGCTAATGATATGGTAAATACTGTCCAATATACTGATAGACCACAAAACCAAGCCCAAGACGAATCTATAGTCGAACGTGGTTTAGTTCATCAGTATGTAACTGATGAAGAAGAATTGGAAAGAGAGACAAACTGGATTGTTCAAAGAAGTAAGAGGAACAAATCCAAAACTAAAAAAGATAACACCAGCGAATCACAGCAAACacaaatagaaaaagaaaataatatcgAGAGATCCGAAACAAAAGATGGTAGGGCAGATAAACCGCCCCCTATAAATATTGTTGGCATTACAAGTTTTGAAGAGattaagaaattaattaaatctgCTCAAGTACATGATTTCACAATCACAGCTTTGAACAATAATGTATGGAAGATTAACACGAATTCACCTACTGATTACAGAAACTTGTCACAAACATTGAACGCAATGAAAACTGAATGGTTCACAtacgaaaataaaaacgaaaggcCAAATAAGGTCATTATACGTGGTCTCCACCACACTTGTACAAAGGAAGATATAATGCAAGATCTTCAAGAAAAGGGCTTTAAACCTTTAGATGCCGTCAACCTTTTAAAGAAAGAACGAGTAGAAAATAGCAGTTCCTATCGATACAGAAATCTTCCTATTTTCCGAGTAACTTTCCATAAAGACGACAATATAgatgaaatctttaaaataacaaatatccttaaaataaaagttaaaattgaaGCAGTAAGACCTCAAACAAAACTAATACCCCAGTGTAAACGCTGTCAAGGCTTCAATCACACCAAAAGCTATTGCCAGAGGGAAGCAAGATGTGTAAAATGTGCAGGAAAACATGACACAGAAAATTGCGAAATGCCAAAATCTATAGTTCCTAAATGCATTAACTGCAAAGGTAATCATCCTGCCAGTTATAGAGGTTGTGAAGTTGCAAAAGAGCTTCAAAAACTCAGAAATAAATCTCGATCCGTCAAAGATATCCATACAAATAAACATAATGTGGAACCTCTCGTCTCAAATAACGGAGCAAACCAGCAAGTACTCCAAAATCCGATACAATTACAAATTCAAACATCCAACCAACAAACATTGCAGCAGTCAGTGCAAGCTACAAGTCGCCAAATCTCTCAAACAAAGAGCTAC
The genomic region above belongs to Stomoxys calcitrans chromosome 5, idStoCalc2.1, whole genome shotgun sequence and contains:
- the LOC106084878 gene encoding uncharacterized protein LOC106084878 isoform X2, with the protein product MIEEAKSLPLHCVVESVHSLQASLSIDQRSPWKRRPNVETDSYVIVAATTPWSEIVQTALQRLGYSQETASTARGSLIIKNWKPIPLEHISDNPVVPVCDIIGELTSVVTLRIVILRCKPSPFGEIKDKLLKLLVLQSHAVLRSTGCPLDEVTLSQICRSSYQNPFAFPGGDMPEELRRKFDQWWSNQLSPQASMTPKLLPFMGAPPAGVNNEIEHNMGTAALAAAAAAAAAAQAGLHAASSVSGPNVPSSISASRESLLLNDSNSHHAGGVMPGTPTSHHANMMVHPAMHASMHHHASLSHSQFSNQKTRMRTSFDPEMELPRLQKWFQENPHPSRQQIQAYVVQLNALESRRGRKPLDVNNVVYWFKNARAAQKRAEMRGGFGAMQAAMNGYLGQHSQLGQTSGGSSTGSMSSQQQMIGSSMGNLSLSNDFLKSPLSLKSEDIDTMSQHSDDLDDDQSRPNSPQLPLSLTIHERHQESSPDVGDLNKSILHNDTSNRNSTLNESESKPDNLNDDRSQNDRSQSRCYEDRDKYDGSSSNNKEKTNNEEGHASGTSGAAAAEDATHIDDDEDQQRNDSETNNNSSNSMNNNNSSINNNPSLDNSHNASRPSSPKASSSKDDDEDLDMDDDDDDNDASHLDGFRSPSPDMSNPMVAAAQRKDLPFTMVPNNMFSQSFMYMSHYMPGFGQAAAAAAHPHAAAAHHAAAAAAAAGMPPNALMAGGGLNLSNISSEERRKRNRTFIDPVTEVPKLEQWFAMNTHPSHSLILKYTEDLNTMPYRQKFPRLESKNVQFWFKNRRAKCKRLKMSLYDTNQCPQLSGLNSFVHKYEERD
- the LOC106084878 gene encoding uncharacterized protein LOC106084878 isoform X3; translation: MSKSLPLHCVVESVHSLQASLSIDQRSPWKRRPNVETDSYVIVAATTPWSEIVQTALQRLGYSQETASTARGSLIIKNWKPIPLEHISDNPVVPVCDIIGELTSVVTLRIVILRCKPSPFGEIKDKLLKLLVLQSHAVLRSTGCPLDEVTLSQICRSSYQNPFAFPGGDMPEELRRKFDQWWSNQLSPQASMTPKLLPFMGAPPAGVNNEIEHNMGTAALAAAAAAAAAAQAGLHAASSVSGPNVPSSISASRESLLLNDSNSHHAGGVMPGTPTSHHANMMVHPAMHASMHHHASLSHSQFSNQKTRMRTSFDPEMELPRLQKWFQENPHPSRQQIQAYVVQLNALESRRGRKPLDVNNVVYWFKNARAAQKRAEMRGGFGAMQAAMNGYLGQHSQLGQTSGGSSTGSMSSQQQMIGSSMGNLSLSNDFLKSPLSLKSEDIDTMSQHSDDLDDDQSRPNSPQLPLSLTIHERHQESSPDVGDLNKSILHNDTSNRNSTLNESESKPDNLNDDRSQNDRSQSRCYEDRDKYDGSSSNNKEKTNNEEGHASGTSGAAAAEDATHIDDDEDQQRNDSETNNNSSNSMNNNNSSINNNPSLDNSHNASRPSSPKASSSKDDDEDLDMDDDDDDNDASHLDGFRSPSPDMSNPMVAAAQRKDLPFTMVPNNMFSQSFMYMSHYMPGFGQAAAAAAHPHAAAAHHAAAAAAAAGMPPNALMAGGGLNLSNISSEERRKRNRTFIDPVTEVPKLEQWFAMNTHPSHSLILKYTEDLNTMPYRQKFPRLESKNVQFWFKNRRAKCKRLKMSLYDTNQCPQLSGLNSFVHKYEERD